ATACTCCATTACAGAAACTTCTCGGAGTAATCGCCACGTATTCTCCATGTTGCTTTAAGTACCTTTTTGAAAGTGAAACAAATGCAGCATAATAATTAGCAGATTGAATTCCAATCCCACGCAATTCATCATCTTCTTTTGAACCTGAAACCATTTTGCGGTAAGGTGGATTTAAAATAACATAGTCGAAAATATCAATATCTCCTCTCAATATTTTCTCAACACTGTCACTAATAAAATCAGTAAATTTTAACTCCCACTGAAAGGTAACTCCATGACTTAAACAGTACTCTTTTAATTCAGATAGATTTTCCTCAAGTCTAAATTTTACAGTTTCATCAATTTCATAAAGCAAAGCTTTAATCTCGACAGGATGATTATCCCATTCCAACACATTCCTAACAAATGCAATGGTCAAACTTCCCATACCTACTCCAGGATCAAGCATAGTTATACTCTTTTTCTTTTTTGGCTTAAACATTGCTGCCATGTAGTTCGCAATATTTGTAGGTGTATAGTATTGCTCATACTTCTCTTTAAGTTCAATACTTCTATTATTTCCATTAATCTCATTAAAACTGTTTTCTGTAGATACATGTAAATCTATTATACTCAAACTCATCGTTCCTTTACTTTTTAATATCATACTTAATTAATAAATCAATTATACCCTGAGCAGACGTTCGTACAAAATCATTTTTTTCCAATATTCATCAACAATGTAAGATCAGACCCTCATACATGTCACATCAACAAAAAACCTCAGTTATTTATGATACGGTTCCCCCTTAATAATCCTATACGCCCTATAAACCTGCTCTAGAAGTATTAGTTTCATCATCTGGTGTGGAAATGTCATTTTTGAAAATGATAGCTTATAGTCTGCTCTTTTTAGTACAGCGTCAGATAGACCTAGAGATCCACCGATTACAAAAGCTATGTTGCTTTTGCCGGTGATAGCTAGGTCTTCTAGTTTTTCTGCTAGGTCTTCTGATGAGAGCATTTTGCCGTCTATTGCTAGGGCTATGACGTAGGTATTATCCTTTATTTTAGATAGGATTTTATCGCCCTCTTTATCCTTTATCATAATCATTTCTTTGTCGCTGAGGTTTTCTGGAGCTTTCTCGTCATCCACCTCTATGATTTCTAGGGAGCAGTATTTTGAAAGTCTTTTTGTGAATTCCTCTATCCCTAGCTTTAGGTATTTTTCTTTTAGCTTGCCTACTGAGATTATTTTTATATTCATTTTTACTCCTTGATTTTTAGTATTTCTTATTATTATATCAAGTTTATGCAGGTTTATTTTTTTGATTTAGTATCATTAGGTTTGACAGCATGAGGATGCCTCCACCTGCAAATGTCATGATATATACAGGAACAGAATTTATTATCATTCCTGATATTACCAGTCCAAGAGGTGCTATGAGTTTT
This is a stretch of genomic DNA from Acetoanaerobium sticklandii. It encodes these proteins:
- the rlmH gene encoding 23S rRNA (pseudouridine(1915)-N(3))-methyltransferase RlmH, encoding MNIKIISVGKLKEKYLKLGIEEFTKRLSKYCSLEIIEVDDEKAPENLSDKEMIMIKDKEGDKILSKIKDNTYVIALAIDGKMLSSEDLAEKLEDLAITGKSNIAFVIGGSLGLSDAVLKRADYKLSFSKMTFPHQMMKLILLEQVYRAYRIIKGEPYHK